A single Polyodon spathula isolate WHYD16114869_AA chromosome 6, ASM1765450v1, whole genome shotgun sequence DNA region contains:
- the LOC121316700 gene encoding stonin-1-like, with translation MCSPSHPNWVTFDDDTAAFQSPQKPLHSPSASVGIPRPNGLKLNLPPRYEPAKRSSSTSSSPLASPLRSPCVPSNTPLCTPVREAPGNPCTPFSSFYHQHGFFRSLSSPSSNLLLSPAVELAANPCHPPDLHTADPETLSTAQSLFITEERFCPFQDDSSHSNPFWPDRNQSGSSSSDSEPNSAEISDAHPHFFFRKEGYDSPGSHIHQSFDYICQKLESFQAGNTEERVGSAPEKPVQGQSFIPRGLFRSQNRDGWSLMLRIPEKKNRMSSRQWGPIYLKLLPGGVLQMYYEKGLEKPFKEFQLHPYCRLSEPKLENCNEPGKIHTVKIQQVSYTEKRKCHPKGHEAETEQMLKLGTTNYSDFMDLLSSIEEELMRLPPHSHQKKHYEEQALGLEIVDSFWGRLGKDGKVVENAVVTHVYCLSFVNGRAECFLALNDLQLHRGNPNYAEETDEGWIEISEHYFHKCVKESEFQKSRLIKFSPPDACRVELMRFKTLSVDAELPFSVKAVLTVQGAYVELQAFLNMSPAFTHSLRQDSAQVCENVLIQVPLPGDWIKVSRTMSLLRQKSLKAKMNRNACLGSVTTADSEPVMQVTVGTVKYENAYGAIVWRIDRLPAKNTASDHPLCFSCKLELGSDQEIPSDWLPFVTIEFDVADTAASGTRVKALGTDSDIQPQKHIITRAHYHCQMEIDRKWIRSDDEDPRKHSDCVTQ, from the exons ATGTGTTCTCCCAGCCACCCAAACTGGGTCACTTTTGATGATGACACTGCTGCCTTCCAGTCACCGCAGAAGCCTTTACATTCTCCTAGTGCCAGTGTTGGGATCCCCAGGCCCAACGGCTTAAAACTGAATCTGCCTCCTCGATATGAACCTGCAAAAAGATCCTCGTCCACAAGCAGCAGCCCTCTTGCATCTCCTCTGAGGAGCCCCTGTGTGCCCAGCAATACCCCGCTCTGCACTCCTGTGAGAGAGGCTCCAGGGAACCCTTGCACTCCCTTCTCCAGCTTTTACCATCAGCATGGCTTTTTTAGGTCCCTCTCATCCCCCAGCAGTAACCTGCTGCTTTCACCTGCTGTAGAGCTGGCTGCCAATCCGTGCCACCCACCAGATCTCCACACAGCAGATCCAGAGACCCTGTCTACAGCTCAGAGTTTGTTTATCACAGAGGAGCGGTTCTGCCCTTTCCAGGATGACAGcagccactcaaacccattctGGCCAGACAGGAATCAATCAGGCAGCTCCTCGTCGGACTCTGAACCCAACTCCGCAGAAATCAGCGACGCCCATCCTcattttttctttagaaaagaGGGGTACGATTCCCCTGGAAGTCATATTCACCAGTCCTTCGATTATATTTGTCAAAAGCTGGAAAGTTTCCAAGCCGGCAACACAGAGGAAAGGGTTGGGTCAGCACCGGAGAAGCCCGTTCAAGGGCAGAGCTTCATACCACGTGGCCTATTCCGAAGTCAGAATCGAGACGGCTGGTCCCTCATGCTGAGGATCCCTGAAAAGAAGAACCGCATGTCGTCTCGCCAGTGGGGACCCATCTACCTTAAACTCTTACCTGGTGGCGTTTTACAGATGTACTACGAGAAAGGCTTGGAGAAACCCTTCAAGGAATTTCAGCTGCATCCGTACTGCAGGCTCTCTGAACCCAAGCTAGAGAACTGCAACGAGCCTGGGAAAATCCACACGGTGAAGATCCAGCAAGTTTCCTACACAGAGAAAAGGAAGTGCCACCCCAAGGGACACGAGGCAGAAACGGAGCAGATGCTCAAGCTGGGAACCACGAACTACAGTGACTTCATGGATTTACTCTCATCCATCGAAGAGGAGCTCATGAGACTCCCGCCTCACTCGCACCAGAAGAAGCACTACGAGGAGCAGGCACTGGGGCTGGAGATTGTGGACAGCTTCTGGGGAAGACTTGGCAAAGACGGAAAGGTGGTTGAAAACGCAGTGGTAACCCACGTATACTGCCTGTCCTTTGTCAATGGCAGAGCAGAGTGCTTTTTAGCTTTAAATGACCTCCAACTACATAGAGGGAACCCGAACTATGCCGAGGAGACAGATGAGGGCTGGATCGAGATCTCTGAGCACTATTTTCACAAATGTGTCAAAGAaagtgagtttcagaagtcgagGCTCATCAAATTCAGCCCTCCCGACGCCTGCCGGGTGGAGCTGATGCGCTTCAAGACACTTTCAGTCGATGCAGAGCTGCCGTTCTCCGTCAAGGCGGTGCTTACTGTGCAGGGAGCCTATGTGGAATTACAGGCTTTCTTAAACATGTCCCCTGCCTTTACACACTCACTGCGTCAGGACTCTGCACAGGTCTGTGAGAATGTTCTCATTCAGGTCCCACTTCCCGGAGACTGGATTAAAGTCTCTCGCACTATGAGTCTCCTAAGGCAGAAGTCGCTGAAGGCTAAAATGAACAGAAATGCCTGCCTTGGATCTGTCACCACAGCCGATTCGGAGCCTGTGATGCAGGTCACTGTTGGAACGGTGAAGTACGAGAATGCATACGGAGCAATAGTATGGAGAATCGACCGACTTCCTGCCAAGAACACAG CTTCAGATCATCCGCTCTGCTTCTCTTGCAAACTTGAACTGGGGTCAGACCAAGAGATTCCGTCTGACTGGCTGCCTTTTGTGACGATTGAGTTTGACGTCGCTGACACGGCCGCTTCAGGGACCCGAGTGAAAGCCCTGGGCACTGACAGCGATATCCAGCCTCAGAAACACATCATCACCAGGGCACACTACCACTGTCAG ATGGAAATCGACAGAAAGTGGATAAGAAGTGATGATGAAGACCCTAGAAAGCACAGTGACTGTGTGACACAATGA
- the gtf2a1l gene encoding TFIIA-alpha and beta-like factor — MMMANSNPVPKLYRSIIEDVIEGVREIFADEGVEEQVLKDLQKMWESKIMQSKAVEGFAKDTLNPSNFVLQLPANFSQALQKTASIVIPAGQNVQNFTTDMNSTGTSATFTLPPGVGYPVQIPAGVTLQTSSGHLYKVNVPVMVTRAPGGQRILQQPIQHLVEQRNQVGGQASIVHPNTLPVQATVIQGFPSQRKEVLQQCSTRPLLQQQQLIIGQGVQPRPAAVQQPIAVQQQVPVSQVLIQPNDFENHKSVETPRYNQQQAGVIQGSDTPPLTSDQLSSLDEIPDLQQFITNQSSDTVEVMHKDDDDGGGGVGVFVETSSKSEYSDAKTSNPEYQVECFLYSIFFCFSVMIQTKDLNYNAIEDILQLDGTYDTSSDEDVGNMREVGGNEFMGAIDREDLKALEEDGSSSTEKSSSDGEDDEPRVEIIEEDPLNSGDDVSEQDVPDLFDTDNVIVCQYDKIHRSKNRWKFYLKDGVMSFGGKDYAFSKAIGEAEW, encoded by the exons ATGATGATGGCAAATTCAAACCCCGTG CCTAAATTGTATAGGTCAATAATTGAGGATGTCATTGAAGGTGTACGTGAGATCTTTGCTGATGAAGGTGTGGAGGAACAAGTACTGAAAGATCTTCAGAAG atgtgGGAGTCTAAGATTATGCAATCAAAAGCAGTTGAAGGCTTTGCGAAAGATACCTTGAATCCCTCAAACTTTGTATTGCAACTTCCAGCAAACTTTAGTcaagcactgcaaaaaacag CCTCCATAGTAATACCTGCTGGTCAAAATGTTCAGAATTTTACTACAGATATG AACTCTACAGGGACAAGTGCAACTTTCACTCTTCCTCCTGGTGTTGGTTACCCAGTTCAAATACCAGCTGGAGTGACACTGCAAACATCATCTG GTCATTTGTATAAAGTCAATGTTCCAGTAATGGTGACTCGGGCACCAGGGGGTCAGAGAATCCTTCAGCAACCAATTCAGCATTTAGTTGAGCAAAGAAACCAAGTAGGGGGACAAGCCAGCATTGTTCATCCCAACACACTTCCAGTACAGGCCACTGTCATTCAGGGATTCCCTTCACAAAGAAAGGAAGTCCTCCAACAGTGTTCTACACGACCGCTCCTCCAACAGCAACAGTTGATCATTGGGCAAGGTGTTCAGCCAAGACCAGCAGCTGTACAGCAACCTATAGCCGTTCAGCAGCAAGTGCCAGTAAGTCAGGTGCTAATACAGCCAAATGACTTTGAGAATCACAAGAGTGTAGAAACCCCACGATATAACCAGCAGCAGGCTGGTGTGATCCAGGGATCTGACACTCCACCGCTCACTTCTGACCAGCTAAGCAGCTTGGATGAAATCCCTGATCTGCAGCAATTTATAACAAATCAGAGTTCAGATACTGTTGAAGTGATGCataaagatgatgatgatggtggtggtggtgtgggagtttttgttgaaacATCTAGCAAATCTGAGTACAGTGATGCAAAGACAAGTAACCCAGAATATCAAGTGGA ATGTTTCttgtattcaatttttttttgtttttctgttatgaTTCAAACAAAGGATTTAAACTATAATGCCATTGAAGATATACTACAACTCGATGGTACTTATGATACATCTTCCGATGAGGATGTAGGAAATATGAGAGAAGTGGGGGGAAATGAATTTATGGGAGCTATTGATAGAGAAGATCTAAAAGCACTGGAAGAAGATGGAAGCAGCTCCACTGAGAAATCTTCCAGTGATGGTGAAGATGACGAACCTCGTGTAGAAATAATCGAGGAA gaTCCTTTAAATTCTGGAGATGATGTAAGTGAACAGGATGTGCCAGACCTTTTTGATACTGACAATGTTATTGTTTGCCAGTATGATAAG ATTCATCGGAGCAAAAACAGATGGAAGTTCTATCTTAAAGATGGTGTTATGAGCTTTGGTGGAAAGGATTATGCCTTTTCAAAAGCCATTGGTGAGGCagagtggtaa